A single genomic interval of Bacillota bacterium harbors:
- the fdnG gene encoding formate dehydrogenase-N subunit alpha — MRLTRREFLKISGAAVATLPALGFDLTPVFAQVGEFRIKNIQPVPTICPYCGCGCGLVVYAADGKVINTEGDPDHPINQGSTCSKGAALYQIYDNPRRMQKPLYRAPGSDHWEEKEWDWVLEKITEKVKETRDASFIAKEKVKTKDPETGTEKEVEVTVNRTEAIASLGGAALDNEEAYILSKLMRGLGVVYLEHQARIUHSPTVAGLAPSFGRGVMTNHWNDLQNTDCALIIGSNAAENHPMSFKWLTVAREKRGAKIISVDPRFTRTSAKADIYAPLRSGTDIPFIGGLINYVIQNKLYHHDYVVNYTNAAFIMDDGFDFKDGLFSGYDPEKRKYDQKTWKYKTDAEGKPLKDPTLQDPRCVFQLLKKHYERYDVDTVCEITGTPRDLYLKVAEAFGATGVPDKSGVIMYAMGTTQHTVGSQNVRIYAILQLLLGNVGVPGGGIAAMRGESNVQGSTDMGLLSHLVTAYNPAPTNDPAYATLEGYINKETPKAGFWSNRPKFLISMLKSWYGDAATKENEFAYQYLPKRDANRNYTHIGLFEAMYDGIIKGLFVFGSNPVVGGPNTNKEAKALENLDWMVAVDLWETETSAFWSREAGVDPAKIKTEVFFLPACSSFEKQGTVTNSGRWVQFRWKAVEPVGESWSDLEIIYELGKEIKQLYAGSTKPEDKPIVDLTWNYSEEEEKLLDEVQREINGYDLTTGKLMGKFGDLKDDGTTSSGVWVLCGMYTEEENKTQKRDNKDTTGIGQYPNWAFAWPINRRIVYNRCSADPEGRPWSEDKKVIWWDPTQGDPAKGEKGKWVGLDVPDFKPTVAPSDPGGKDPFIMKDDGVGGLFAKMADGPFPEHYEPWESPVPNLLSSVQLNPAVKIWNTPMNEQGTPDKYPIVGTTYRVSEHWQAGAMTRNLPWLAELMPNVFVEMSEELARERGIANGDVVTVETARGKVYAVACVTRRFKPFYINGKTVHQIGILWHYGYKGVATGDPANRLTPHIGDANTTIPEYKAWLCNVYKGVS, encoded by the coding sequence TGCGGGTGCGGTTTAGTAGTTTATGCCGCCGATGGAAAGGTAATCAATACCGAGGGAGATCCGGATCACCCCATTAATCAGGGATCTACATGCAGTAAAGGCGCCGCGCTCTACCAGATTTATGATAATCCGCGGCGGATGCAAAAACCCCTTTACCGCGCGCCAGGTAGTGACCATTGGGAAGAAAAAGAGTGGGATTGGGTTCTAGAAAAAATTACGGAAAAGGTAAAAGAAACCCGGGATGCCAGTTTTATTGCGAAGGAGAAAGTAAAAACAAAAGACCCGGAAACCGGAACCGAAAAAGAGGTAGAAGTTACTGTTAACAGGACGGAAGCCATAGCCAGCCTGGGCGGGGCGGCTCTGGATAATGAAGAAGCCTACATTCTCTCAAAATTGATGCGAGGTCTCGGGGTCGTATATCTCGAGCATCAAGCACGGATATGACACTCTCCAACGGTTGCCGGTCTGGCACCATCTTTTGGCAGAGGTGTAATGACAAACCACTGGAACGACTTGCAGAATACCGACTGTGCGTTGATCATCGGAAGCAACGCGGCGGAAAATCATCCCATGTCCTTTAAATGGCTGACAGTAGCACGGGAGAAGCGGGGGGCCAAAATTATCAGCGTAGATCCGCGCTTTACCCGGACTTCCGCGAAAGCGGATATTTATGCACCACTCCGTTCGGGTACAGATATTCCTTTTATCGGGGGCTTGATTAATTACGTCATTCAAAACAAACTTTATCATCATGATTATGTAGTGAATTATACAAACGCCGCTTTTATCATGGATGACGGCTTTGATTTTAAAGACGGGCTCTTCAGCGGCTATGACCCCGAAAAGCGTAAGTATGACCAGAAAACCTGGAAATACAAAACCGATGCCGAGGGTAAACCTTTAAAGGACCCCACACTCCAGGACCCGCGCTGCGTCTTTCAGCTTCTCAAGAAGCATTATGAGCGGTACGATGTAGATACTGTTTGCGAGATCACGGGAACCCCGAGGGATCTTTATTTAAAGGTGGCGGAAGCTTTCGGGGCAACAGGGGTGCCGGATAAATCCGGAGTGATCATGTATGCGATGGGGACAACCCAGCATACGGTGGGCTCCCAAAACGTCCGGATCTATGCAATCCTCCAGTTGCTGCTCGGTAATGTCGGGGTACCGGGAGGCGGTATCGCGGCGATGCGGGGTGAATCCAACGTCCAGGGCTCCACGGATATGGGGCTGCTCAGCCATCTCGTCACTGCTTACAACCCGGCGCCTACGAACGATCCGGCATACGCAACCCTCGAAGGCTATATCAATAAGGAGACCCCGAAGGCGGGTTTCTGGAGCAACAGGCCCAAGTTCCTCATCAGTATGCTGAAGTCGTGGTACGGAGATGCTGCAACCAAGGAAAACGAATTCGCTTACCAGTACCTTCCCAAACGGGATGCCAACCGGAACTACACTCATATCGGCCTCTTTGAAGCTATGTATGACGGCATTATAAAAGGACTTTTTGTTTTTGGCTCAAATCCCGTTGTCGGAGGCCCCAACACCAATAAAGAGGCCAAGGCCCTGGAAAACTTAGACTGGATGGTAGCCGTTGACCTCTGGGAGACCGAAACATCTGCCTTCTGGTCCCGAGAGGCCGGCGTTGATCCCGCAAAAATCAAGACAGAGGTTTTCTTCCTCCCTGCCTGTTCTTCCTTTGAGAAGCAGGGTACGGTTACAAACAGCGGGCGCTGGGTGCAGTTCCGCTGGAAGGCTGTTGAACCTGTCGGTGAATCCTGGAGCGATCTGGAAATTATTTATGAATTAGGCAAAGAAATTAAGCAACTGTATGCCGGGAGCACGAAACCGGAAGATAAACCAATCGTTGATCTCACCTGGAACTACAGCGAGGAGGAAGAAAAACTTTTAGATGAAGTCCAGCGGGAGATCAACGGCTATGATCTCACTACCGGGAAGCTCATGGGGAAATTCGGGGACCTTAAAGATGACGGGACTACCTCCAGCGGCGTTTGGGTTCTTTGTGGTATGTATACGGAGGAGGAAAACAAAACTCAGAAACGGGACAACAAAGATACTACTGGGATTGGTCAGTATCCAAACTGGGCCTTTGCCTGGCCAATAAACAGGCGGATTGTTTACAACAGGTGTTCTGCTGATCCGGAAGGCAGGCCCTGGTCCGAGGATAAAAAGGTGATCTGGTGGGATCCCACCCAAGGGGATCCGGCGAAGGGCGAGAAAGGAAAATGGGTGGGGCTTGATGTGCCTGATTTCAAGCCGACCGTGGCACCTTCGGATCCGGGCGGAAAAGACCCCTTCATCATGAAGGACGACGGTGTGGGCGGCCTTTTTGCCAAGATGGCCGACGGACCCTTCCCCGAGCACTACGAACCCTGGGAGAGTCCGGTACCGAATCTCCTCTCTTCAGTTCAGTTGAACCCGGCTGTGAAGATCTGGAATACACCTATGAACGAGCAGGGTACCCCGGATAAATATCCGATTGTCGGGACAACATATCGGGTTTCCGAGCACTGGCAGGCGGGAGCGATGACCCGGAACTTACCGTGGCTCGCAGAGTTGATGCCTAATGTATTTGTGGAAATGAGTGAAGAACTGGCCCGGGAGCGGGGAATCGCTAATGGAGATGTTGTTACCGTAGAAACGGCCCGGGGCAAGGTATACGCGGTCGCTTGTGTTACCAGGCGGTTTAAGCCTTTTTACATCAACGGTAAAACGGTTCACCAAATCGGAATTTTGTGGCATTACGGTTATAAAGGAGTAGCTACCGGTGACCCGGCTAACCGCTTAACACCCCATATCGGCGATGCAAATACAACAATACCAGAGTATAAAGCCTGGCTTTGCAATGTGTACAAGGGGGTGAGCTAA
- a CDS encoding 4Fe-4S dicluster domain-containing protein, with product MENLGLLVDTTKCTGCRGCQVACKQWNQLPAEPTTFKGTYQNHPDLTANNFTILTYHEYEEDGQLKWYFTKRQCMHCLDPACMKVCPQKAISQTATGAVVRDMAKCVGCQYCTYACPFHVPKYNASIDKVTKCSLCVNRVAEGLEPACVKACVTGALQFGKRDELLALAKQRVDSLLSLYPRANIYGETEAGGTNILYVLTDFPGKYGLPEDPKVSPVTIAWNDYIKPYGPWLIALTAAGSILSFFTTRLLGAGKAAHEEEKFHG from the coding sequence GTGGAAAACTTGGGATTACTCGTGGATACAACGAAGTGTACGGGTTGCCGGGGCTGTCAGGTGGCTTGCAAGCAGTGGAACCAGCTTCCTGCCGAGCCTACGACTTTTAAAGGGACCTACCAGAACCATCCGGACCTTACGGCGAATAACTTTACGATCTTAACATATCACGAGTATGAAGAGGACGGGCAATTAAAATGGTACTTTACGAAGCGCCAGTGCATGCACTGCCTGGACCCCGCCTGCATGAAGGTGTGCCCTCAAAAAGCGATTTCGCAAACGGCGACAGGCGCGGTTGTCCGGGATATGGCTAAATGTGTGGGTTGCCAGTATTGTACTTATGCTTGCCCCTTCCATGTTCCGAAATATAATGCCTCAATTGACAAGGTAACCAAATGCTCTTTGTGCGTGAACCGGGTTGCCGAGGGACTGGAGCCTGCCTGCGTGAAGGCGTGTGTTACCGGTGCGCTTCAGTTTGGAAAGAGGGACGAACTTTTAGCACTTGCAAAACAGCGGGTTGATTCCCTGCTGAGCCTCTATCCGCGGGCGAATATCTACGGTGAAACCGAGGCGGGTGGAACAAATATTTTGTATGTCCTGACGGACTTTCCCGGCAAGTATGGCCTTCCTGAAGATCCGAAGGTTTCTCCTGTTACGATTGCCTGGAACGATTACATTAAACCTTACGGGCCCTGGCTGATTGCTCTTACAGCGGCGGGTTCAATTTTAAGTTTCTTCACGACCCGCTTATTGGGAGCCGGCAAAGCTGCCCATGAGGAGGAAAAATTCCATGGCTAA
- a CDS encoding cytochrome b/b6 domain-containing protein has protein sequence MAKSEERILKCSGGARLVHWSHTICWFLLLLTGLVMFSAKWCGWLAPVFGGVNGANLVHRIMAVIFIAIPLIGLLLKPRSFWGWMKEAVSWGKDEIEFMMKFPLDFLGFPVKMPPQDRINAGQKFNSFLFPIMGLLIALSGTIMWFPSHFPAWLVRLAYPVHDAAWIIGTAQLMFHAYLGSLHPGSGESFWAMFGDGKVRASWAKHHHTKWYKELYGKD, from the coding sequence ATGGCTAAAAGCGAAGAAAGAATTCTTAAGTGTAGCGGCGGAGCCCGGTTGGTGCACTGGAGCCATACCATTTGTTGGTTCCTCTTGCTCTTAACGGGTCTGGTGATGTTTTCTGCCAAGTGGTGTGGTTGGCTTGCGCCGGTTTTTGGAGGAGTCAACGGGGCAAATCTAGTACATAGAATTATGGCTGTAATCTTCATCGCAATTCCCTTAATTGGACTTCTGCTGAAGCCGCGCAGTTTTTGGGGCTGGATGAAGGAGGCAGTCAGTTGGGGTAAGGATGAAATCGAATTTATGATGAAGTTTCCCCTGGACTTCTTGGGTTTTCCTGTTAAGATGCCGCCCCAGGACAGGATTAATGCCGGTCAGAAATTTAACTCTTTCCTGTTCCCGATCATGGGTTTACTTATTGCACTTAGCGGCACCATCATGTGGTTCCCCAGTCACTTCCCTGCTTGGTTGGTTCGTCTTGCCTACCCGGTCCATGACGCGGCATGGATTATCGGAACAGCCCAGCTGATGTTTCACGCTTATCTTGGATCGTTGCACCCCGGTTCCGGAGAGTCCTTCTGGGCAATGTTTGGAGACGGGAAGGTAAGAGCCAGTTGGGCTAAACACCACCATACTAAGTGGTACAAGGAACTTTATGGAAAGGATTAG
- a CDS encoding formate dehydrogenase accessory protein FdhE produces MTELNSIIQDAFNLFAELIALQKSYLSKISLPRPFVTQEEIYQHLSQGETIVSFYLPKIDSHLLSELRQEICCLISKHRPEKAGQIEKINGYLSDYPHIYKDFLQKEQALPIPQGMLSEENELLNFVVYQTMRPFLQKFASQTHSFIQADRWLRDYCPVCGEKPTFSYLRREDGKRVLVCPLCATEWNYRYLVCTWCGNQEHQSLKFFEVIDVTGYEVYVCEKCRGYLKTFNEKKGTNHDDWLLEDIKTLMLDMIAFREGFTRPGGKILQ; encoded by the coding sequence TTGACAGAACTTAACAGCATTATCCAGGATGCTTTTAACCTGTTTGCTGAATTAATTGCACTTCAGAAAAGTTACCTGTCTAAAATAAGCCTTCCCCGACCTTTTGTTACTCAAGAAGAAATATACCAGCACCTGAGTCAGGGAGAAACCATAGTGAGCTTTTATTTGCCCAAAATTGATTCTCATTTACTTTCCGAATTAAGGCAGGAAATTTGCTGCTTAATATCGAAACACCGACCCGAGAAAGCAGGGCAGATCGAAAAAATTAATGGATACCTCAGCGATTATCCCCATATTTATAAGGATTTTCTTCAAAAGGAGCAGGCCTTACCTATCCCGCAAGGAATGTTATCAGAAGAAAACGAACTCCTGAATTTCGTTGTTTACCAGACCATGCGGCCTTTTCTACAAAAATTCGCTTCTCAAACTCATTCTTTCATACAAGCCGACAGGTGGTTGCGGGATTACTGTCCTGTTTGTGGCGAAAAACCTACCTTCTCTTACCTGCGACGGGAGGATGGAAAGCGGGTTCTGGTATGTCCCCTTTGTGCTACTGAGTGGAATTATCGCTACCTTGTTTGTACCTGGTGCGGTAATCAGGAGCATCAAAGTCTAAAATTTTTTGAAGTAATTGATGTGACAGGTTATGAGGTGTATGTGTGCGAAAAGTGCCGGGGTTATTTAAAGACTTTTAATGAGAAGAAAGGAACGAATCATGATGATTGGCTCCTGGAGGATATTAAAACTTTAATGCTGGATATGATCGCTTTTCGAGAAGGATTTACGCGTCCCGGGGGGAAAATACTTCAATAG
- a CDS encoding bifunctional precorrin-2 dehydrogenase/sirohydrochlorin ferrochelatase yields the protein MEQVNLYPVCLKLEGQRCLVVGGGKVAQRKVGGLKECGALIFLVSPEITPKLAQAAGRGEFQYFRRGFEACDLEGMRVVIAATDNKALNEQIARMCEERGILVNVADNPALSTFFVPAHFHRGPLCISVSTGGRSPLLARRIREFLQSEIGPEFGDLALLLGTLRERTQTSIPDQFRRQKIFEKILTEDFVRLLKTGNKDLLKEQVEACLSLPLE from the coding sequence ATGGAACAGGTGAACCTCTATCCCGTTTGCTTGAAGTTAGAGGGGCAAAGGTGCCTGGTGGTTGGGGGGGGCAAGGTTGCCCAGCGAAAAGTAGGGGGATTAAAAGAGTGTGGGGCGTTGATATTTTTAGTAAGCCCCGAAATAACCCCGAAACTGGCCCAGGCTGCCGGCAGGGGGGAGTTTCAATACTTCCGCCGCGGTTTTGAGGCGTGTGATCTTGAGGGAATGCGCGTGGTAATCGCTGCTACCGATAACAAGGCATTAAATGAACAAATTGCAAGGATGTGTGAGGAACGGGGTATTCTTGTTAATGTTGCGGATAACCCGGCTTTAAGCACTTTTTTTGTGCCTGCGCATTTTCACCGGGGCCCCCTTTGTATTAGCGTTTCTACAGGGGGGAGGAGCCCTCTCCTGGCGCGCCGCATCCGGGAATTTTTACAGTCTGAAATCGGTCCTGAGTTTGGCGATCTCGCTCTTCTCCTGGGTACGTTGAGAGAACGAACGCAAACAAGCATTCCCGACCAATTTCGGCGTCAGAAAATTTTTGAAAAAATTTTAACAGAAGACTTCGTTCGGTTGCTAAAAACAGGCAATAAAGACTTGTTAAAGGAGCAGGTGGAGGCATGTTTGTCGTTGCCGTTGGAATGA
- the hemA gene encoding glutamyl-tRNA reductase, which produces MFVVAVGMNHRTAPVEVREKFAFGKTGLISVLREVKELPPVQGCVVLSTCNRTEIYAAVTQVQEGQKILEDYLQSKAQLPEQDGAKYFQNWTCYEAISHLFRVAAGLDSMILGETEILGQVRGAYELACRLKVGNNVINTLFQEAIKIGKRVRTVTGIDQHPASVSYAAVELVKQTFGNLGGCTVLIIGAGEMGELTLKHLVAQGVSTILVSNRSYDRAEALARLYGGEAIRYDLLFSQLERTDIVISCTAAPHFVISGAQVHQAVAAKKGRPLFLLDIAVPRDIEPTAGQIPGVILYDIDDLEHVVLEYMEERKKAAVVAEKMISEAVTEFLKWLSTLSVVPTIRVLQEKGEEIKEAELRRYLRRLGKLDPRSEKIIRGLANSIINKLLHTPIIRLKEYACKHEGHLYSQILENLFDLKVQSGDSEVFPSEVRSCEGSR; this is translated from the coding sequence ATGTTTGTCGTTGCCGTTGGAATGAATCACCGGACAGCCCCTGTAGAAGTGCGAGAAAAATTTGCTTTTGGAAAAACAGGTCTGATTTCGGTACTGCGCGAAGTTAAGGAATTACCCCCGGTACAAGGCTGTGTAGTTCTTTCTACCTGTAATCGCACAGAAATTTATGCTGCTGTAACCCAAGTACAAGAGGGGCAAAAAATTCTGGAGGACTATCTTCAAAGCAAGGCCCAGCTGCCCGAGCAGGATGGAGCCAAGTATTTCCAAAACTGGACCTGTTACGAGGCCATCAGTCACTTGTTCCGCGTTGCAGCAGGTCTTGATTCGATGATTCTCGGCGAAACAGAAATTCTGGGGCAGGTCCGCGGGGCCTACGAACTGGCTTGCCGGTTAAAGGTCGGGAATAACGTTATTAACACTCTCTTTCAGGAAGCGATTAAAATTGGAAAACGTGTTCGTACCGTCACCGGAATTGATCAACACCCTGCTTCGGTTAGTTACGCTGCGGTGGAATTGGTCAAGCAAACGTTTGGTAATTTGGGAGGATGTACCGTACTCATTATCGGCGCAGGAGAAATGGGTGAACTTACATTAAAGCACCTGGTGGCGCAGGGAGTCAGTACCATCCTGGTTTCGAACCGCTCTTATGATCGGGCGGAAGCCCTGGCACGGTTGTACGGCGGGGAAGCGATCCGGTACGACCTGCTTTTCTCCCAACTGGAGCGGACAGATATTGTCATTAGTTGTACAGCGGCACCCCATTTTGTGATTTCCGGCGCCCAAGTTCACCAGGCTGTAGCAGCAAAAAAAGGACGCCCCCTTTTTTTGCTTGATATTGCTGTCCCCCGGGATATAGAACCCACAGCAGGACAAATTCCAGGTGTAATTCTTTATGACATCGATGACCTTGAACATGTCGTGCTTGAATATATGGAGGAACGTAAGAAGGCTGCGGTAGTGGCGGAAAAAATGATTAGCGAGGCTGTGACTGAGTTTCTCAAGTGGCTCAGCACGTTATCGGTAGTTCCAACAATTAGAGTTCTTCAGGAAAAGGGAGAAGAGATCAAAGAGGCGGAGTTGAGGCGGTATTTAAGACGTTTAGGAAAGCTGGACCCGCGTTCCGAAAAAATAATCCGGGGTTTGGCAAACTCTATAATAAATAAACTCCTGCATACACCAATTATCCGCTTAAAAGAATATGCCTGCAAACACGAGGGTCATTTATACAGCCAAATCTTAGAAAATTTATTTGACTTGAAAGTACAAAGCGGGGATTCCGAAGTGTTCCCATCGGAAGTTCGAAGCTGCGAGGGATCAAGGTGA
- the hemC gene encoding hydroxymethylbilane synthase: MRQKLRVGTRGSFLARRQTAWVTAKIKEQHPHLDIEQVLISTRGDLTTEPLPRVGEKGLFTRELERALVNEEIDFAVHSLKDLPVELLPGLTIGAVPRRANPLDALVTREISDLTRLPWGARVGTSSLRRAAQLRYLRPDIIVMDLRGNLDTRLRKLERGFVDALILAAAGLERIGWEAQNIISITPEICLPAPGQGALAVEIREDDQYMKEICLNSLEDTSTRQAVTAERAFLNALGGGCQIPVGALALVQEDCLWLRGIVLQQDGKRMLRGEIRGIPEEPFSVGNALAQSLLEKGAHEILAGGL; encoded by the coding sequence GTGAGGCAGAAGCTGCGGGTAGGGACGCGGGGAAGCTTCCTGGCAAGGCGGCAAACAGCCTGGGTGACCGCAAAAATTAAAGAACAACACCCTCATTTGGATATTGAGCAGGTCCTTATTTCGACAAGGGGAGATTTGACTACCGAACCCCTCCCCCGGGTTGGAGAGAAGGGGCTGTTCACGCGAGAATTGGAACGGGCACTTGTAAATGAGGAGATAGATTTTGCCGTTCACAGCCTGAAAGACCTCCCTGTTGAATTGTTGCCGGGTCTTACCATAGGCGCAGTCCCCCGTCGTGCAAATCCCCTCGATGCGCTGGTTACAAGAGAGATATCCGATCTCACGCGTTTACCTTGGGGAGCCAGGGTGGGAACAAGCAGCCTGCGCCGGGCTGCCCAACTTCGATATCTTCGTCCCGATATAATCGTGATGGATCTCAGAGGAAATCTTGATACAAGGCTCCGCAAGTTAGAACGGGGTTTTGTAGATGCCCTTATTTTGGCGGCTGCAGGTCTGGAAAGAATCGGGTGGGAAGCTCAAAATATTATCTCAATCACCCCCGAAATCTGCCTTCCTGCCCCCGGCCAGGGAGCGCTCGCTGTTGAGATCAGAGAAGATGATCAGTACATGAAGGAAATCTGCCTGAATTCTCTGGAAGATACCTCAACCCGGCAGGCAGTAACCGCGGAACGCGCGTTTCTGAATGCCTTAGGGGGGGGATGTCAAATTCCTGTAGGGGCGCTGGCTTTAGTCCAGGAAGACTGTCTTTGGCTGCGGGGAATCGTTCTTCAGCAGGATGGAAAAAGAATGCTACGCGGCGAGATTCGTGGGATTCCGGAAGAGCCCTTTTCGGTTGGCAATGCTCTCGCGCAGAGTCTGCTAGAAAAAGGTGCCCACGAAATTTTAGCAGGTGGATTATAA
- the hemB gene encoding porphobilinogen synthase — MYYPQLRLRRLRESPALRELVQETRLTIQDLIYPLFVRPGKERKDPILSLPGVFRFSPDLLLQEVAAARELGILAVLLFGFAEVKDEAGTGGYDEQGVVQEAVRLLKIHYPELTVITDVCLCGYTSHGHCGVVRDQKIANDETLPLLAQVALSHARAGADIVAPSDMMDGRVKAIREKLDYHGFSHVLILSYAAKFASSFYGPFREAAGSAPAFGDRRSYQMNPANRREALQEVLLDLAEGADMVMVKPALAYLDILREVRERVLCPLVAYNVSGEYSLIKAAAAQGWIDEKSAVLEILTGIKRAGADLIITYYAKDVARWLREG, encoded by the coding sequence GTGTACTATCCTCAGTTGCGCTTACGCCGGCTGCGTGAAAGCCCGGCTTTACGAGAACTGGTACAAGAGACGAGGCTTACTATACAGGACTTAATTTATCCTCTTTTTGTTCGGCCGGGGAAGGAACGCAAGGATCCAATCCTGTCTCTGCCCGGTGTTTTTCGCTTTTCCCCTGATTTACTTTTACAAGAGGTGGCAGCAGCACGCGAACTTGGAATTCTAGCTGTCCTGCTTTTTGGTTTCGCGGAGGTTAAGGATGAAGCAGGGACCGGGGGTTATGACGAACAGGGGGTGGTTCAGGAAGCGGTTCGGTTGTTAAAAATACATTACCCAGAGCTTACTGTAATTACCGATGTTTGCCTGTGCGGTTATACAAGCCACGGCCATTGCGGAGTCGTTAGGGATCAGAAAATTGCTAATGACGAAACACTGCCTCTGTTGGCTCAAGTTGCACTTTCTCATGCCCGTGCCGGGGCTGATATCGTGGCACCTTCGGATATGATGGATGGGCGGGTCAAAGCAATTCGCGAAAAATTAGACTATCATGGCTTTTCTCACGTTCTGATCCTCTCCTATGCAGCCAAGTTTGCATCATCTTTTTACGGGCCCTTCAGGGAAGCGGCTGGTTCTGCGCCGGCTTTCGGGGACCGGCGTTCTTATCAAATGAACCCGGCAAACCGGAGAGAGGCTTTGCAGGAAGTTTTGTTGGATTTAGCCGAGGGAGCGGACATGGTCATGGTAAAACCGGCTTTGGCCTATCTCGATATTCTCCGGGAGGTCCGCGAGCGTGTTCTGTGCCCTCTTGTTGCTTACAACGTAAGTGGGGAATATTCCTTAATCAAGGCTGCAGCGGCCCAGGGGTGGATTGATGAAAAAAGTGCGGTGCTTGAGATTCTCACGGGAATCAAGCGAGCGGGTGCGGATTTAATTATCACTTATTATGCTAAAGATGTGGCCCGCTGGTTGCGCGAGGGATAA
- a CDS encoding protein-glutamate O-methyltransferase CheR — MDFEVFIRKIGKFTGIDLTNYKRPQMERRINSLMRAQGFDNYLEYLAALEKNPVQLEKFLNHLTINVSEFYRNPPQWEIFKTRILPELLKTNPRLKTWSAGCATGEEPYTLAIILREHVSAPLPRILATDIDEKALAKAKAGVYQEKSISNIPKAQLVQYFSRVGETYQIKDEIKKLVNFQRHDLLKDPFDTFFDLILCRNVVIYFTEDAKELLYKRFRDALRPGGVLFTGSTEQIFQASQLGLEAMASFFYRRVS, encoded by the coding sequence ATGGATTTCGAAGTTTTTATTAGAAAAATTGGAAAATTTACCGGAATTGATTTAACAAATTATAAACGTCCCCAGATGGAACGTCGCATTAATTCTTTAATGCGGGCGCAGGGATTCGATAATTATCTTGAATATCTTGCTGCACTAGAAAAAAATCCTGTTCAGTTAGAAAAGTTTTTAAACCACCTGACAATCAATGTTTCCGAATTTTATCGTAACCCTCCCCAGTGGGAGATTTTTAAAACTCGTATTCTGCCGGAACTGTTAAAAACTAACCCCCGGCTTAAGACCTGGAGCGCCGGTTGCGCCACCGGAGAAGAACCTTATACACTAGCGATAATCTTACGCGAACATGTGAGTGCTCCCCTCCCCCGGATTTTGGCCACAGATATTGATGAAAAGGCCCTCGCGAAGGCGAAAGCCGGTGTCTATCAGGAAAAATCAATTTCTAATATTCCCAAAGCTCAATTGGTTCAGTATTTTTCCCGAGTTGGAGAAACTTATCAGATTAAGGATGAAATTAAAAAACTGGTTAATTTTCAGCGCCATGACCTCCTCAAAGATCCCTTTGATACTTTTTTTGATTTAATTCTGTGTCGAAATGTAGTCATTTACTTTACCGAGGATGCAAAAGAACTTCTCTATAAGCGTTTTCGAGATGCTCTACGGCCAGGAGGTGTTCTTTTTACCGGTAGTACGGAACAAATTTTTCAGGCCTCCCAACTGGGACTGGAGGCCATGGCATCATTTTTCTACAGGAGGGTATCTTAG
- a CDS encoding 3D domain-containing protein, with product MAVDPQFIPLGSIVHLEGIGTFIAEDTGGAIKGQKIDLFMDSHNHALEFGIKKTKAYLVQEKI from the coding sequence ATAGCTGTTGATCCCCAGTTCATTCCTTTAGGAAGCATTGTTCACTTAGAAGGAATTGGCACTTTTATTGCGGAGGATACCGGAGGTGCGATTAAGGGCCAGAAAATCGACCTATTTATGGACAGTCATAACCACGCCCTGGAATTCGGAATCAAGAAAACAAAGGCATACCTCGTTCAAGAAAAAATATGA